A single window of Macrobrachium nipponense isolate FS-2020 chromosome 31, ASM1510439v2, whole genome shotgun sequence DNA harbors:
- the LOC135206886 gene encoding uncharacterized protein LOC135206886: MSMRFVRCAAKRAVLMSGGCFRDLVYVDDVGGRLDIPEGDDDDDDGTGGGGGDDDDDGTGGGYDDDTGGGGDDDDDDDDTGGGGGGGDGGGGGDDDDDDGTGGGGGGTGGGYDDDTGGGGGDDDDGTGSGDDDDDDDTGGGGGDDDDAHDGTGGGGGDDDDDDDDIGGVMMMI; this comes from the exons ATGTCTATGAGATTCGTGAGGTGTGCGGCAAAGAGGGCTGTTTTAATGTCTGGTGGTTGCTTCAG AGACTTAGTCTACGTAGATGATGTCGGGGGAAGGTTGGATATACCAGAAGG ggatgatgatgatgatgatggtactggtggtggtggtggtgatgatgatgatgatggtactgGTGGGGGTTATGATGATGatactggtggtggtggtgatgatgatgatgatgatgatgatactggtggtggtggtggtggtggtgatggtggtggtggtggggatgatgatgatgatgatggtactggtggtggtggtggtggtactgGTGGTGGTTATGATGATGatactggtggtggtggtggtgatgatgatgatggtactggtagtggtgatgatgatgatgatgatgatactggtggtggtggtggtgatgatgatgatgctcatGATGgtactggtggtggtggtggtgatgatgatgatgatgatgatgatattggtggtgtgatgatgatgatatga